The following coding sequences are from one Lipingzhangella halophila window:
- a CDS encoding superoxide dismutase, translating into MTAPYSLPDLPYDYSALEPHISGQIMELHHDKHHATYVKGANDALEKLADARDKGEFSTVNMLEKNLAFNLAGHVNHTVFWPNMSPDGGDKPEGEIGAAIDDQFGSFDAFRAHFSAVATGVQGSGWAILAWDILGQRLIIEQLYDHQGNLAAGSYPLLMLDMWEHAFYLQYKNVKADYVKAFWNVVNWADVQRRFNDARKVQLG; encoded by the coding sequence ATGACCGCGCCCTATTCGCTTCCCGATCTGCCGTATGACTACTCGGCGCTTGAGCCGCACATCTCCGGCCAGATCATGGAGCTGCACCACGACAAGCACCACGCCACGTATGTCAAGGGTGCCAACGACGCTCTGGAGAAGCTGGCCGATGCCCGCGACAAGGGCGAGTTCAGCACCGTCAACATGCTGGAAAAGAACCTCGCGTTCAACCTGGCCGGGCACGTGAACCACACGGTGTTCTGGCCGAACATGTCCCCCGACGGCGGCGACAAGCCCGAAGGGGAGATCGGTGCGGCCATCGACGACCAGTTCGGCTCCTTCGACGCCTTCCGCGCGCACTTCAGCGCCGTCGCGACCGGCGTCCAGGGCTCCGGCTGGGCCATTCTGGCCTGGGACATTCTCGGCCAGCGACTGATCATCGAGCAGCTTTACGACCACCAGGGCAACCTGGCCGCGGGCTCGTACCCGCTGCTGATGCTCGACATGTGGGAGCACGCCTTCTACCTGCAGTACAAGAACGTCAAGGCCGACTACGTCAAGGCGTTCTGGAACGTTGTCAACTGGGCCGACGTCCAGCGTCGGTTCAACGACGCCCGCAAGGTCCAGCTCGGCTGA
- a CDS encoding MaoC family dehydratase — MRTFADATELASAAGEHLGYSDWLTVTQERINQFAEATDDHQWIHVDTERAAEGPFGTTIAHGYLSLSLLPHFGPQVYTISKRPKMGINYGLNRVRFLQPVKVGSRVRDGIEMVEVKETSNGLLVTTKHTLEIEGEERDALVAETLALIVP; from the coding sequence ATGCGGACATTCGCCGACGCCACCGAACTGGCCTCCGCAGCGGGTGAGCACCTCGGCTACAGCGACTGGCTGACCGTCACCCAGGAGCGGATCAACCAGTTCGCCGAAGCCACCGACGACCACCAGTGGATCCACGTGGACACTGAGCGGGCCGCCGAAGGGCCGTTCGGCACGACGATCGCGCACGGATACCTCTCGCTGTCCCTGCTCCCCCACTTCGGGCCGCAGGTCTACACGATCTCCAAACGCCCGAAGATGGGAATCAACTACGGACTGAACCGCGTGCGCTTCCTGCAGCCGGTCAAGGTGGGCTCACGGGTGCGCGACGGCATCGAGATGGTCGAGGTGAAGGAGACGTCGAACGGCCTGCTCGTGACGACGAAGCACACCCTGGAGATCGAGGGCGAGGAACGCGACGCTCTGGTCGCCGAGACACTCGCGCTCATCGTCCCGTAA
- a CDS encoding enolase C-terminal domain-like protein, producing the protein MSRTEPATVTRIATIAASLLQLPLVHPGSRKEAAGQRPRFAQHALVRVTDDSGMSGWGEVPGISDDEWLALVQDFAPALVRHPWQRPTEAVRAWADLPWRPRVAAGLDVACWDLWSRQRGTPLAHTLGGDRTAITAGVTLGRQSSLESLVREVNRQVGAGFRRIRLDIGPGWDVDVVRAAQQSHPFLVLQANAGGRYTEAPEDLDRLRTLDEFGLVAIEQPFADTDLAAHARLRRELRTPIALNTSIASLEDLDDAIRMEAADALNLRVAQLGGLTPARRAHDRAADANWHVWCGSDGECGLGRAAIVALSALPGITLPSEMPGAGGRFIRDVVTPPVRAHDGLTPIPLTQPGLGHEVDEKAVRALTAESVSVGPRDRRHGLRA; encoded by the coding sequence GTGTCACGTACGGAGCCGGCAACAGTCACACGGATCGCGACCATCGCCGCGTCCCTCCTGCAGCTCCCGCTGGTCCACCCGGGCTCACGCAAGGAGGCGGCCGGCCAGCGGCCCCGGTTCGCCCAGCACGCCCTGGTCCGCGTCACCGACGACAGCGGCATGAGCGGGTGGGGCGAGGTACCCGGGATCTCCGACGACGAGTGGCTGGCCCTGGTCCAGGACTTCGCGCCGGCGCTGGTGCGCCACCCCTGGCAGCGGCCCACCGAGGCCGTGCGCGCCTGGGCGGACCTCCCCTGGAGGCCGCGCGTGGCGGCCGGACTCGATGTCGCGTGCTGGGACCTGTGGAGCCGGCAGCGCGGCACCCCGCTCGCGCACACCCTCGGCGGCGACCGCACCGCCATCACCGCTGGGGTGACGCTGGGCCGCCAGTCTTCCCTGGAGAGCCTGGTCCGTGAGGTCAATCGGCAGGTGGGCGCGGGCTTCCGGCGTATCCGGCTGGATATCGGGCCCGGTTGGGACGTCGACGTGGTGCGCGCGGCACAGCAGAGCCACCCCTTCCTGGTGCTCCAGGCCAACGCCGGCGGCCGGTACACCGAGGCCCCCGAGGACCTCGACCGCCTGCGCACTCTCGACGAGTTCGGCCTGGTCGCGATCGAGCAGCCGTTCGCCGACACCGACCTGGCCGCGCATGCCAGGCTCCGCCGCGAGCTGCGCACCCCGATCGCCCTGAACACCTCGATCGCCTCGCTTGAGGACCTGGACGACGCCATCCGGATGGAGGCCGCCGACGCGCTGAACCTGCGCGTGGCCCAGTTGGGCGGGCTGACCCCGGCGCGCCGCGCGCACGACCGCGCGGCCGACGCCAACTGGCACGTGTGGTGCGGCTCCGACGGCGAGTGCGGTCTCGGCCGGGCTGCGATCGTGGCACTGTCCGCGTTGCCCGGGATCACGCTGCCCAGCGAGATGCCCGGCGCCGGGGGCCGATTCATCCGCGATGTGGTCACCCCGCCGGTACGCGCGCACGACGGTCTCACGCCGATCCCGCTGACCCAGCCCGGCCTCGGCCACGAGGTCGACGAGAAAGCCGTCCGCGCGCTCACCGCGGAGTCGGTCTCCGTGGGGCCGCGCGACCGCCGACACGGCCTGCGAGCGTGA
- a CDS encoding class I SAM-dependent methyltransferase: protein MARRRDLWTGAGPGANPFALPRGPLGWGAGWFLARANRTQNAEVAGFLRAFGGGDVLEVGHGPGILVELLARQCDSTVTGVDPSAEMVRMARRRNAGAVRAGRVRLRRASAQDTGCADESVDLVVTVNTVAMWPRLDGGLTEFHRVLRPGGRAVVTWHRTPERFALTPDELDTIEVAVRKRFGTVERHQLPSSVVFSATR from the coding sequence ATGGCACGGCGGCGAGACCTGTGGACCGGCGCGGGACCGGGCGCCAACCCGTTCGCGCTTCCCCGCGGGCCGCTCGGGTGGGGAGCCGGCTGGTTCCTGGCACGGGCCAACCGCACGCAGAACGCGGAGGTCGCGGGGTTCCTGCGGGCGTTCGGGGGCGGCGACGTTCTGGAGGTCGGCCACGGCCCCGGCATCCTGGTCGAGCTGCTGGCACGGCAGTGCGACTCCACGGTCACCGGGGTCGACCCCTCGGCGGAAATGGTGCGCATGGCGCGCAGGCGCAACGCCGGCGCGGTGCGCGCGGGCCGGGTGCGGCTCCGGCGGGCCAGCGCGCAGGACACCGGCTGCGCCGACGAATCCGTGGATCTCGTGGTAACGGTGAACACGGTCGCGATGTGGCCGCGCCTGGACGGCGGTCTGACGGAGTTCCACCGCGTCCTGCGGCCCGGCGGGCGCGCCGTTGTCACCTGGCACCGGACCCCCGAACGCTTCGCGCTTACTCCCGACGAGCTCGACACCATCGAGGTGGCGGTACGCAAACGCTTCGGCACGGTCGAGCGCCACCAGTTGCCCTCCTCGGTGGTGTTCAGCGCCACCCGATGA
- the ald gene encoding alanine dehydrogenase codes for MRVGVPREVKNHEYRVAITPAGVHELVTHGHEVLIEHDAGAGSSISDEEFAAAGARIVGTADDVWAEGDLILKVKEPVAEEHHRMREGQTLFTYLHLAASRECTDALLNSGVTGIAYETVQLPDRSLPLLAPMSEVAGRLAPQVGAATLQRPNGGRGVLMGGVPGVRPARVTVVGAGVSGMNATQMAAGMGADVTLLDLNVTKLRRADDLYRGRVKTVVSNAFELERAALESDLVIGAVLIPGAKAPTLISNDLVSRMKPGAVLVDIAIDQGGCFEDSHPTTHAAPTFAVHDTVFYCVANMPGAVPNTSTHALTKETLPYTLALAGKGWRRALSDDPALAQGLNTYAGDITNEAVAEAHGRKFRTVSEALTG; via the coding sequence GTGCGCGTCGGCGTGCCCCGAGAAGTCAAGAACCATGAGTACCGCGTGGCGATCACCCCGGCCGGAGTCCACGAGCTGGTCACCCACGGCCACGAGGTACTGATCGAGCACGACGCCGGAGCCGGCTCGTCCATCAGCGACGAGGAGTTCGCCGCCGCTGGTGCCCGCATCGTCGGAACGGCCGACGACGTGTGGGCCGAGGGCGACCTCATCCTGAAGGTCAAGGAGCCCGTCGCCGAGGAGCACCACCGGATGCGGGAGGGGCAGACCCTCTTCACCTACCTGCACCTGGCCGCCTCGCGCGAGTGCACCGACGCACTCCTGAACAGCGGGGTCACCGGGATCGCCTACGAGACAGTACAGCTCCCCGACCGCTCACTTCCCCTTCTGGCCCCCATGTCCGAGGTCGCCGGGCGGCTCGCTCCGCAGGTGGGCGCCGCCACGCTGCAGCGCCCCAACGGCGGGCGCGGTGTGCTCATGGGCGGTGTGCCGGGCGTCCGCCCGGCCAGGGTGACCGTTGTCGGCGCGGGAGTCTCGGGGATGAACGCCACCCAGATGGCCGCCGGGATGGGGGCCGACGTCACCCTGCTCGACCTCAACGTCACGAAGCTGCGGCGTGCCGACGACCTGTACCGCGGCCGCGTCAAGACCGTGGTGTCCAACGCCTTCGAGCTGGAACGCGCGGCCCTGGAGTCCGACCTGGTCATCGGGGCGGTACTGATCCCGGGAGCCAAGGCGCCCACGCTGATCTCCAACGATCTCGTCTCCCGGATGAAGCCGGGCGCGGTGCTCGTCGACATCGCGATCGACCAGGGCGGGTGCTTCGAGGACTCGCACCCCACCACGCACGCCGCCCCCACGTTCGCGGTGCACGACACCGTCTTCTACTGCGTCGCCAACATGCCGGGGGCGGTGCCCAACACCTCCACCCATGCCCTGACCAAGGAGACGCTGCCCTACACCCTGGCCCTGGCGGGCAAGGGGTGGCGGCGGGCCCTGTCCGACGACCCCGCGCTCGCCCAGGGACTCAACACCTACGCCGGCGACATCACCAACGAGGCCGTGGCCGAGGCGCACGGCCGGAAGTTCCGCACCGTCAGCGAGGCACTGACCGGCTGA